One genomic segment of Chitinophaga sancti includes these proteins:
- a CDS encoding polymorphic toxin-type HINT domain-containing protein, translated as MDVYAISATTGQIDISKSTHTVVDMQAVLPLRSWTHLVFQGSSLNQDNLSVYVNGKLCPAAGADAPNGTCGWELSNGVYPENLAYLKQIRYYNRELTTAEIAANAAEACMSLASDYYDALSESLIYRGRFNVPAEGSAGTIDGGTTESQYSAVYPSHGMASSYAFQSLNSISVQNTPDGGVSKSWYDRKGNLVVTQNAQQATFNKFTYTLFDGQNRVVEVGEKSGASLAATDRYISDDNLITFQNRGTNSQITHSYFDVPYLDNGFTYNQNNLRKRVAALTYRENQTDDVEEVTYYSYDQLGNAGTIWQQIKGLEIKQIEYQYDFATSKVNKLRYQYLDNKTDKFWYGYQYDADNRVVKATTGINSFSSDGWDIENPKTDATYHYYLHGLLAREELGNDPLVQGNDYIYTLQKWPKAANGQYLSPDYDFGQDGKQGTSRSVIGPDVYGYSLDYYKGDYKPIDNTKALPLSWTANSTSEVGSDLYNGNISRSTVALSQFNNTVGYSYRYDQLNRLKGMRQHALSLGANDWSASTAGSAFKEDVTYDGNGNILTYLRNGSGAGGKAVAMDNLTYGYSKDNSGNLVNNKLLQVKDAVSSGEYTEDLKSQNDNNYQYDNIGNLTADVQAGISNIEWTVYGKIKSIIKTDGSAMEYRYDALGNRVYKGYTHNGITEKTWYVRDAIGNVLAVYGNKDGDGNIYWKEQHLYGSNRLGVWEPDMLVSSGNESSIWDLSGNKHFELANHLGNVLATITDNLSVDNKAIVNSAQDYYPFGMMQPDRHYDDNSYRYGFNGKENDIEFGLQDYGMRIYNPSLGKFLSVDPLSPKYPELTPYQFASNRPIEGIDQDGMEVAYYDPQNKFYYMASDAIRHPLPKGIVLPSNGAAAYAGQNGFNTMVAMGGVVLIVVAPEIIMLGGRAYQTIVITVSQPQNQILIAQTGTFVAGLLNPGPEDIDPNSEMDELGRYVRGIVGKLGKNAVGFLRMMQKEGFCFTGNTQVLTKDGFKNIENIEVGDSVYSCSVLKIDSSGNYKNKVELQRVSNIFKHAINKLVQISLDGSDIISTLTHPYFANGLWTKAGELKIGDSLYDANGHIKRIIGVRNIDTSYINVFNFEVESNHNYYVSSEKVLVHNNCAPVWISEQYGKHILWSFKNKLLSKMSWKDVIKWTKDNEAIYKSAVKEEVRTLEMTAISEGLEVPIGKGVKYFIYDAGKVIGASEGKETQYLRVELASDGSVHGHPITDVDYRKYLKKIKN; from the coding sequence TTGGATGTTTATGCAATATCAGCTACTACCGGGCAGATTGATATCTCGAAGTCTACGCATACGGTTGTGGATATGCAGGCAGTATTGCCATTGAGGTCATGGACGCATCTTGTATTCCAGGGATCGAGCCTGAATCAGGATAATCTGTCTGTGTATGTAAATGGGAAGCTTTGCCCGGCTGCGGGTGCAGATGCACCGAATGGGACATGTGGATGGGAGCTTTCGAATGGTGTTTACCCGGAGAATCTTGCATATCTGAAACAGATCAGGTATTATAATCGTGAACTTACCACAGCTGAGATAGCTGCAAATGCGGCGGAGGCTTGTATGTCGCTTGCATCGGATTATTATGATGCGCTGAGTGAGTCGTTGATTTATAGGGGTAGGTTTAATGTACCGGCGGAAGGCTCGGCAGGGACGATAGATGGAGGGACTACGGAATCGCAGTATAGCGCGGTGTATCCGAGTCATGGAATGGCAAGTTCTTATGCATTTCAGTCATTGAATTCTATAAGTGTGCAGAATACCCCAGATGGAGGGGTTAGTAAATCCTGGTATGATAGAAAAGGTAATTTAGTGGTTACACAAAATGCACAGCAGGCCACTTTCAATAAATTTACATATACACTTTTTGATGGACAAAATAGGGTAGTGGAAGTAGGAGAAAAATCAGGAGCTAGCCTGGCTGCAACTGATAGATATATTAGTGATGATAATTTAATTACTTTCCAAAATAGAGGAACAAATTCACAAATTACTCATAGCTATTTTGATGTTCCATATTTAGATAATGGGTTTACGTATAATCAAAACAACCTACGTAAGCGAGTAGCGGCATTAACGTATCGGGAAAATCAAACTGATGATGTAGAAGAGGTTACTTATTATAGTTATGATCAATTGGGGAATGCAGGAACGATTTGGCAACAAATCAAGGGGCTTGAAATTAAGCAAATAGAATATCAGTATGATTTTGCCACATCAAAGGTTAATAAGCTACGATACCAATATCTGGATAATAAAACAGACAAGTTCTGGTATGGTTATCAATATGATGCTGATAATAGGGTTGTAAAGGCAACAACAGGGATAAACTCTTTTTCTTCTGATGGATGGGATATTGAAAATCCCAAAACAGATGCTACTTATCATTATTATTTACATGGTTTATTAGCAAGGGAAGAACTTGGGAATGATCCGTTAGTGCAGGGTAATGATTATATCTATACACTTCAAAAATGGCCAAAGGCTGCGAATGGACAATATTTATCGCCAGATTACGATTTTGGTCAGGATGGTAAACAGGGTACATCACGTTCTGTAATTGGGCCGGATGTATATGGGTATTCTTTGGATTATTATAAGGGAGATTACAAACCAATTGATAATACTAAAGCATTGCCTTTAAGCTGGACTGCAAACTCAACATCAGAGGTAGGAAGTGATCTTTATAATGGTAATATAAGCCGCAGCACAGTAGCACTTAGTCAATTTAATAATACAGTTGGGTATTCATACCGCTATGACCAATTAAATAGACTTAAAGGCATGAGGCAACATGCACTTAGTTTAGGCGCAAATGACTGGAGTGCCAGCACTGCAGGTAGTGCATTCAAAGAAGATGTAACATATGATGGGAATGGAAATATTCTGACATACTTGCGAAATGGAAGTGGAGCTGGAGGAAAGGCAGTTGCAATGGACAATCTTACTTATGGGTATTCAAAGGATAACTCTGGGAATTTGGTCAATAACAAGCTTTTGCAGGTGAAAGATGCAGTAAGCTCTGGAGAATATACTGAAGATTTGAAATCACAGAATGATAATAATTATCAGTATGACAACATTGGCAACTTAACCGCAGATGTGCAGGCTGGGATTAGTAATATAGAATGGACGGTTTATGGTAAAATTAAGAGTATTATTAAGACAGATGGAAGCGCTATGGAATACCGTTATGATGCCCTGGGAAATAGAGTTTATAAAGGATATACACATAATGGCATAACAGAAAAGACATGGTATGTTCGGGATGCGATAGGGAATGTTTTAGCTGTGTATGGAAATAAGGATGGAGATGGTAATATTTATTGGAAAGAGCAGCATTTATATGGAAGTAATAGATTAGGTGTTTGGGAGCCGGATATGCTCGTTTCAAGTGGAAATGAAAGTAGTATTTGGGATTTATCAGGTAATAAGCATTTTGAATTAGCGAATCATTTAGGGAATGTTTTGGCTACTATAACGGATAACCTTTCTGTAGACAATAAGGCAATCGTGAATAGTGCTCAGGATTATTATCCATTTGGAATGATGCAGCCAGACAGGCATTATGATGATAATAGTTATAGATATGGTTTCAATGGAAAAGAAAACGATATTGAGTTTGGTTTGCAGGATTATGGTATGAGGATTTACAATCCCTCATTAGGTAAATTCTTAAGTGTGGATCCATTGAGTCCAAAATATCCGGAATTAACTCCATATCAATTTGCCAGTAATAGACCTATTGAAGGGATTGATCAGGATGGGATGGAAGTTGCTTATTACGATCCCCAAAATAAGTTTTACTACATGGCTTCAGATGCTATTAGGCATCCTCTTCCTAAAGGTATTGTTCTGCCTTCAAATGGTGCTGCTGCCTATGCTGGTCAAAATGGGTTTAATACAATGGTTGCAATGGGAGGTGTTGTCCTTATAGTGGTGGCGCCTGAAATAATAATGCTGGGAGGTAGAGCGTATCAGACTATAGTAATAACAGTTTCCCAACCGCAAAATCAAATCCTGATTGCACAGACGGGAACATTTGTTGCAGGGTTATTAAATCCTGGTCCTGAGGATATTGATCCAAATAGTGAAATGGATGAGTTGGGCAGGTATGTGAGAGGAATTGTGGGTAAGTTAGGTAAAAATGCAGTAGGATTTTTGCGGATGATGCAAAAGGAGGGGTTCTGTTTCACTGGGAATACGCAGGTTTTAACCAAGGATGGATTTAAAAATATAGAAAACATTGAAGTTGGAGATTCAGTATATTCATGTAGTGTTTTAAAAATTGACTCGTCTGGGAACTATAAGAATAAAGTTGAGTTACAGAGGGTATCTAATATTTTTAAGCATGCAATAAATAAATTAGTTCAAATCAGTTTAGATGGATCAGACATTATTTCTACGCTAACCCATCCGTATTTTGCGAATGGCTTATGGACAAAAGCAGGAGAGTTAAAAATTGGAGATTCTTTATATGATGCAAATGGGCATATTAAGAGAATTATCGGTGTCAGGAATATTGACACATCTTATATTAATGTATTTAACTTTGAAGTAGAATCAAATCATAATTATTATGTAAGTTCCGAAAAAGTACTTGTGCATAATAATTGTGCCCCAGTATGGATCAGTGAACAATATGGTAAACATATACTATGGAGTTTTAAAAATAAATTATTGAGCAAAATGTCTTGGAAAGATGTTATTAAGTGGACTAAAGATAATGAGGCGATTTACAAGAGTGCCGTAAAGGAAGAGGTGAGGACGCTGGAAATGACTGCTATAAGTGAAGGTCTTGAAGTGCCTATAGGCAAAGGTGTGAAATATTTTATTTATGATGCTGGAAAAGTAATTGGGGCTTCGGAAGGAAAAGAAACTCAATATTTGAGAGTTGAGTTGGCGAGTGATGGGAGTGTTCATGGTCATCCAATTACAGATGTTGATTATAGAAAATATTTGAAAAAAATAAAAAATTGA
- a CDS encoding helix-turn-helix domain-containing protein, producing MEKCVNNVESLQFILQVLGGKWKLHILSILYFGKKRFKELEREIAGISAKMLIKELKDLEAAGIVNRQTFNTVPITVEYSLTPGGLTMKPLLEQMNEWAIKFQQTK from the coding sequence ATGGAAAAATGTGTGAACAATGTTGAATCATTGCAATTCATCTTGCAGGTTTTGGGTGGAAAATGGAAATTGCACATTCTTTCCATACTGTATTTTGGTAAAAAGCGGTTTAAGGAATTGGAACGGGAAATAGCCGGTATTTCGGCTAAAATGCTCATCAAAGAATTGAAAGATTTAGAAGCCGCAGGAATTGTAAACCGACAAACATTTAATACTGTTCCAATAACAGTTGAATATAGTTTGACACCAGGCGGGTTAACAATGAAACCCCTGCTTGAACAAATGAACGAATGGGCAATAAAATTTCAACAGACAAAATAA
- a CDS encoding SDR family NAD(P)-dependent oxidoreductase, with product MLKGRTILITGGGSGIGEALTNKLSNDNRIIICGRNEDKLKKVVAANTNVSYYVADVSVANEIDELFKRIKADGIVLDVLFNNAGVVEQWDITKSALSSAQIFEKINTNLSGAIAVTQQFVGQANKSVSNVIVNITSSIAIFPFPVLGLYSTSKSGFSIFTKMIRQQLEGTNFKVVEILPSQVETEMPKQLGFTSRGVNVQDFANKTINAINKGKTEYSPDPNVPMLKLFNRLLPKSSVLNMADKISKKILKVQ from the coding sequence ATGTTGAAAGGAAGAACAATTTTAATTACTGGCGGTGGGTCGGGAATTGGCGAAGCACTTACTAACAAGTTGTCAAACGACAACAGAATTATCATTTGCGGAAGGAATGAGGATAAACTGAAAAAGGTTGTTGCTGCAAATACGAATGTGTCATACTATGTAGCTGATGTTTCTGTCGCCAACGAAATTGATGAACTTTTTAAAAGAATAAAAGCAGACGGAATTGTTTTAGATGTTTTGTTCAATAACGCAGGTGTCGTTGAGCAATGGGATATTACAAAATCGGCCTTATCATCTGCTCAGATTTTTGAAAAGATAAATACAAACTTGTCTGGTGCTATTGCTGTTACGCAACAATTTGTAGGTCAGGCAAACAAGTCAGTAAGCAACGTAATTGTAAATATTACTTCTTCTATTGCGATTTTCCCTTTTCCTGTTTTAGGTTTGTATTCTACGTCTAAATCAGGTTTTAGCATATTTACAAAAATGATAAGACAACAACTGGAAGGTACAAATTTCAAAGTTGTTGAAATTCTTCCGTCCCAGGTTGAAACTGAAATGCCTAAACAATTAGGATTTACGTCAAGAGGTGTGAATGTTCAGGATTTTGCAAACAAAACGATTAACGCAATTAACAAAGGTAAAACAGAATACTCACCTGACCCGAATGTTCCTATGCTTAAATTATTCAATAGACTTTTACCGAAAAGTAGCGTGTTGAATATGGCTGATAAAATCAGTAAAAAAATATTGAAAGTTCAGTAG
- a CDS encoding DUF5009 domain-containing protein: MKNLSQRLLSIDAFRAITMLAMIFVNDVSGVSNIPAWIEHTKAADDGMGFADTVFPAFLFIVGLSIPFAIGKRIAKQESFIKTETHILTRSLALIVMGFFHVNLESYNSDAAILPYAIWEILITVGFFLIWLDYKKKQYLLQGSGIVLLIAMAALYKGDGGQWMRPSWWGILGIIGWAYLVSATVFLLVKGKFPALIILLAVFSGINFAKHSGVLLVDIPVIGDASSITLIMAGVVISSIPKKSIALLIGIGVAAIAIGLIVRPYTEGISKIRSTPSWVLICAGISTVVFAIMIWVVDLKGKMHWFSFIKPAGTSTLTCYLIPYLLYSLMLLVHFQFPAFLSNGPGGIVRSIAIAFMVIWIVGRMEKVHLRLKI; this comes from the coding sequence ATGAAAAACTTGTCTCAACGTCTCTTATCTATCGATGCCTTCCGCGCCATCACCATGCTGGCCATGATCTTCGTCAACGATGTCAGTGGAGTATCTAACATCCCTGCCTGGATAGAACATACCAAAGCAGCAGATGATGGAATGGGGTTTGCCGATACCGTATTCCCTGCCTTTTTATTTATTGTCGGGTTGTCCATCCCATTTGCCATTGGCAAACGAATTGCAAAGCAGGAGTCATTTATCAAAACAGAAACACATATTTTAACCCGCTCACTGGCACTGATCGTAATGGGATTTTTTCATGTGAACCTGGAAAGTTATAATAGCGACGCGGCCATCCTGCCGTATGCAATATGGGAGATATTGATCACGGTTGGATTCTTTTTGATCTGGTTGGATTATAAGAAGAAACAATACCTCTTGCAGGGATCAGGAATTGTATTACTCATAGCCATGGCTGCCTTGTACAAAGGGGACGGCGGTCAATGGATGCGGCCATCCTGGTGGGGAATACTAGGTATTATAGGCTGGGCTTACCTGGTGAGTGCAACAGTTTTTTTATTGGTGAAGGGGAAATTTCCTGCATTAATAATATTGTTGGCCGTTTTTTCAGGGATCAATTTTGCAAAGCATAGTGGGGTGTTATTAGTGGATATTCCTGTAATAGGAGACGCGTCTTCTATTACATTGATCATGGCCGGTGTGGTCATTTCCAGCATCCCTAAAAAATCAATTGCCCTGTTAATAGGAATAGGTGTAGCTGCTATAGCGATTGGTTTGATCGTACGACCTTATACAGAAGGAATTTCAAAAATCAGGTCTACACCTTCATGGGTATTGATATGTGCAGGTATCAGCACGGTTGTATTCGCCATCATGATCTGGGTAGTAGATCTGAAAGGTAAGATGCACTGGTTTTCATTTATCAAACCTGCAGGGACCAGTACATTGACCTGTTATCTCATTCCATACCTGTTATATTCACTGATGTTATTGGTACATTTTCAATTTCCTGCATTCTTAAGTAATGGACCAGGTGGGATTGTAAGAAGTATTGCCATCGCCTTTATGGTGATCTGGATAGTGGGTAGAATGGAAAAGGTCCATCTCCGGCTTAAGATCTAA
- a CDS encoding cytochrome P460 family protein has translation MRGFVFTLGRGWARWKGADLKPYGRNATFSNECTNCHRPQENKDDVFTSPKVIF, from the coding sequence ATCAGGGGTTTCGTTTTTACATTAGGCCGGGGATGGGCCAGGTGGAAAGGTGCCGATCTGAAACCCTATGGCAGGAATGCGACGTTTTCAAATGAGTGCACGAATTGTCACCGGCCACAGGAAAATAAGGATGATGTATTCACTTCACCGAAGGTTATATTTTAA
- a CDS encoding ABC transporter permease — protein MLKNYLKIALRNLWKHKGFSAITIFGLAIGLATCLLITLFVTDELSYDKFNAKADRIYRLDADFLINGTIFHERNTPAAFGPSLKRDFPQIEEFVRFDNQGKALVKKAEGEETAIEENTSFADPGVFKIFSLPFIVGDPATALSQPNTLVISERMARKYFQSTDVLGKTLKMDNTTFYTITGVIRNTPTQSHLHFDMIRSMGHRTDDMMDKWLSNSYTTYILAKPGVSASRVQQIINEGTKRYMEPGLMSYLGENFAQLEKHGGYFRYNAIALKDIHLRSTNNDEAEPGGNITYVYIFIITGVLILLIACVNFMNLSTARSAGRAREVGVRKVLGSEKRHLVFQFISESVLTAFFALLIAVIIAASLLPYLNNLSDKSITLHWTYLTWILPGLIVTCLVVGLLAGSYPAFVLSSFEPVKVLKGKYSKGMKGSWLRNGLVVFQFTATILMLVGTLVIFKQLQFIRNSNTGYNREQVLVLQNIGALWNHAKSFQQEVKQVPGVVNATITSSLPTSEYRNTNSYSKTPMAGDGKLMALVEWMVDADYIPTMDMQVVGGRNFSPQMPSDTNAVLLNETAAKVLGYEDLKDRYLYNGGQFHVIGIVKDFNAGTMKSKIPPLIFRLGEYRQYMAVRIKSNDLTGVVAQIKEKYQHQQDMSGQPFRYTFMDDDFDHMYKAEERTGQVFTIFAVLAIIIAAMGVFGLVTYAAEQRSKEIGIRKVLGASISGIVALLSKEFLRLVIVAILIATPLSYVLMNRWLQDFSYRTNIGWTVFVIAALVAIGITLLTISFRVIKAALANPVHSLKAE, from the coding sequence ATGCTTAAGAATTATTTAAAGATCGCCCTCCGGAACCTATGGAAGCATAAAGGCTTTTCTGCCATCACCATTTTTGGCCTGGCTATCGGACTCGCTACCTGTCTGCTCATCACCCTCTTCGTAACGGATGAACTGAGCTATGATAAATTCAATGCAAAGGCAGACCGGATCTATCGACTGGATGCGGACTTCCTGATCAATGGCACTATCTTTCATGAAAGAAATACGCCTGCAGCATTTGGACCTTCCCTGAAAAGGGATTTTCCACAGATCGAAGAATTTGTGCGGTTTGACAACCAGGGTAAGGCACTGGTTAAAAAAGCAGAGGGCGAAGAAACGGCCATCGAGGAAAATACCAGCTTTGCAGATCCGGGCGTTTTTAAGATCTTTTCCCTGCCATTCATCGTGGGCGATCCGGCTACAGCCCTCTCTCAGCCCAATACGCTCGTTATCTCCGAGCGGATGGCACGCAAGTACTTCCAAAGTACCGATGTACTGGGAAAGACCCTTAAAATGGATAATACGACCTTTTATACTATTACCGGGGTGATCCGGAATACCCCTACCCAGTCTCATCTTCATTTCGATATGATCCGTTCTATGGGTCACCGGACAGATGATATGATGGACAAATGGCTCAGCAATAGTTATACGACCTATATACTGGCAAAACCGGGGGTGTCTGCATCCCGGGTACAACAGATCATCAATGAAGGCACTAAGCGATATATGGAGCCAGGTCTTATGAGTTACCTCGGGGAAAATTTCGCCCAGCTGGAAAAACATGGTGGTTACTTCCGTTACAATGCCATTGCGCTGAAAGATATTCACCTCCGCTCTACGAATAATGACGAAGCGGAACCAGGCGGTAACATCACCTATGTGTACATCTTTATCATTACGGGTGTATTGATTTTACTCATCGCCTGTGTGAACTTTATGAACCTGAGTACGGCCCGTTCTGCAGGCAGGGCACGTGAAGTTGGGGTACGCAAGGTATTAGGTTCTGAGAAACGTCACCTGGTTTTCCAGTTTATCAGCGAGTCTGTCTTAACAGCGTTTTTTGCTTTGTTGATAGCCGTGATCATCGCCGCGTCTTTATTACCTTATCTCAATAATCTTTCTGATAAATCCATCACGCTACACTGGACCTATCTCACCTGGATATTGCCGGGGCTTATTGTCACCTGCCTGGTGGTGGGATTACTGGCGGGGAGTTATCCTGCTTTCGTCCTCTCTTCTTTTGAACCTGTGAAAGTGTTGAAAGGCAAGTACTCCAAAGGGATGAAAGGTAGCTGGCTGCGTAATGGCCTGGTGGTATTTCAGTTTACCGCCACCATATTAATGCTGGTAGGTACACTGGTTATTTTCAAACAATTGCAGTTTATCCGCAACAGCAATACCGGTTATAACAGGGAGCAGGTGCTGGTATTACAGAATATCGGCGCACTCTGGAACCATGCAAAGAGTTTTCAGCAGGAGGTAAAACAGGTTCCGGGGGTGGTGAATGCAACCATTACCAGCTCACTGCCTACATCTGAATACAGAAATACCAATTCTTATTCCAAAACGCCGATGGCGGGGGATGGCAAGTTAATGGCGCTGGTGGAGTGGATGGTGGATGCTGATTATATTCCGACCATGGATATGCAGGTAGTAGGTGGAAGAAATTTCTCACCACAGATGCCGAGTGATACCAATGCGGTGTTGCTGAATGAAACGGCAGCGAAGGTATTGGGATATGAAGATCTCAAAGACCGGTATTTGTATAATGGAGGTCAATTCCATGTGATCGGCATAGTAAAGGATTTCAATGCTGGTACTATGAAGAGCAAAATTCCGCCATTGATTTTCAGATTGGGTGAGTATCGTCAATATATGGCAGTACGTATTAAGAGTAATGACCTTACCGGAGTGGTAGCACAGATCAAAGAAAAATACCAGCACCAGCAGGATATGTCAGGGCAACCATTCAGGTATACCTTTATGGATGATGACTTTGATCACATGTATAAAGCGGAAGAGCGTACCGGCCAGGTATTCACCATCTTTGCGGTACTGGCAATCATTATTGCGGCCATGGGCGTATTTGGTTTAGTGACTTATGCGGCGGAACAGCGGTCTAAGGAAATTGGTATCCGCAAGGTATTGGGAGCTAGTATTTCAGGTATTGTGGCCCTGTTGTCAAAAGAGTTTTTAAGGTTGGTGATTGTGGCGATACTGATTGCAACACCGCTTTCTTATGTGCTGATGAACCGCTGGTTGCAGGACTTCTCATACCGTACAAATATTGGCTGGACGGTGTTTGTGATAGCCGCGCTGGTGGCGATTGGGATTACTTTGCTGACGATTAGTTTCAGGGTGATAAAGGCGGCACTGGCCAACCCGGTGCATAGTTTGAAGGCGGAATAA
- a CDS encoding YhcH/YjgK/YiaL family protein yields the protein MILDTLAQYSRYAFLGPKFARAFEYLLSTDFSKVEKGKYEIEGKDIFAIVNEYDTVDAAGEQMESHRKYIDIQYIVKGEELVGHDFMQRHQPSKAYDPEADYMLFAEKPMFFSVLKEGMFAIFFPTDLHMPNIKIDQPVAVKKVVIKISVDAR from the coding sequence ATGATACTGGATACACTAGCACAATACTCAAGGTATGCGTTTTTAGGGCCAAAGTTCGCCCGTGCGTTTGAATATTTACTCTCCACTGATTTCAGTAAAGTAGAAAAAGGGAAGTACGAGATAGAAGGGAAAGACATTTTTGCGATAGTGAATGAATATGACACGGTGGATGCAGCGGGGGAACAGATGGAATCGCATAGAAAGTATATCGATATTCAATACATAGTAAAAGGGGAGGAGCTGGTAGGCCATGATTTTATGCAGCGTCATCAGCCTTCAAAGGCGTATGATCCGGAGGCGGATTATATGTTGTTTGCAGAAAAACCGATGTTCTTTTCTGTATTGAAAGAGGGCATGTTTGCTATATTCTTCCCCACCGACCTGCATATGCCGAATATAAAGATTGACCAGCCGGTAGCGGTGAAGAAGGTAGTGATAAAAATTAGTGTGGATGCCCGATAG
- the bla gene encoding subclass B1 metallo-beta-lactamase, whose protein sequence is MKRSFHLLLYCIFPCYVFAQKGLQIQHLSGHLYTYVTWHENDGAQYPATGMYLLTGKGAVIIDTPWDTTRIRPLSDSILRRHHLPVLMVIATHHHGDRAGGFDVYKRMGIKTYSTQLTYDLCREYKEPKAAYTFKKDTTFHIGGYTFQTFYPGEGHTKDNIVIWFGQDKVLYGGCFVKSLEAKDAGYTGEANLAAWPASIERVKKAFPGARYVIPGHLGGTSPAALDHTSELAKLPGSIKP, encoded by the coding sequence ATGAAAAGATCATTCCACCTACTACTCTACTGTATTTTTCCGTGTTATGTGTTCGCCCAAAAAGGGCTTCAGATCCAACACCTCAGCGGCCACCTGTACACCTATGTTACCTGGCATGAAAACGACGGTGCACAGTACCCGGCTACCGGTATGTACCTGCTAACCGGCAAAGGTGCCGTCATTATTGATACACCCTGGGATACGACCCGGATAAGGCCGCTCAGCGACAGCATTCTTCGCAGGCATCACCTGCCTGTATTAATGGTGATTGCCACCCATCATCACGGGGATCGTGCAGGTGGTTTTGATGTGTACAAAAGGATGGGGATTAAGACCTACTCTACTCAGTTAACCTACGATCTTTGCAGGGAATATAAAGAACCAAAGGCTGCCTATACTTTCAAAAAGGATACGACCTTCCATATCGGGGGGTATACATTCCAGACCTTTTACCCCGGAGAAGGGCACACTAAAGATAATATCGTCATCTGGTTTGGGCAGGACAAAGTACTTTATGGCGGTTGCTTTGTAAAAAGCCTGGAAGCAAAAGATGCGGGTTATACAGGAGAAGCGAACCTGGCGGCATGGCCGGCGAGTATTGAGCGGGTAAAAAAGGCATTTCCAGGTGCCCGGTATGTAATTCCCGGGCACCTGGGTGGCACGAGTCCGGCAGCTTTAGACCATACCAGTGAGCTGGCAAAGCTGCCAGGTTCAATCAAACCGTAA
- a CDS encoding AraC family transcriptional regulator, translated as MQVKNHLNHVALSSSRELHTLVENRRIFNLKNCELNIFESYEQAQHVPLTFHDLVITSMVRGHKVMHLMDRPSFHYLPGETVIVPPNETMIIDFPEASLDNPTQCIALAVADAYLRDTIEYLHSYYNIGDDKTNWQLTFNKYHFENDDDITALINKLINVCSSGDKAKNIYADLYLKELLIRLIQSQHLEQSHASLHSSNNQNRMQYVLHYIQEHLTEKIAVDALSRKAYLSRNLFFKWFREQFGITPLEYITRERVKLAKQLLSQPSQNVNTVSKQCGFSDVNYFVRVFKQLEGITPKAYQSCII; from the coding sequence ATGCAGGTTAAAAATCATTTAAACCACGTTGCACTTTCCTCGTCGCGCGAGCTCCATACTTTGGTAGAAAACAGAAGGATCTTTAATCTTAAAAATTGTGAGCTAAACATTTTCGAAAGTTATGAGCAGGCTCAACATGTGCCCCTCACCTTCCACGACCTCGTTATTACCTCTATGGTGCGCGGTCACAAAGTGATGCACCTGATGGACCGTCCCTCGTTTCACTACCTTCCGGGCGAAACCGTGATCGTACCGCCCAACGAAACCATGATCATCGACTTTCCTGAAGCGAGCCTGGACAATCCTACTCAATGCATTGCACTCGCTGTAGCCGACGCATACCTCAGGGACACCATTGAATATCTTCACTCTTATTACAATATAGGAGACGATAAAACCAACTGGCAACTCACTTTTAATAAATACCACTTCGAAAACGATGACGATATCACAGCGCTGATCAATAAACTCATTAACGTATGCAGTAGTGGTGACAAGGCCAAAAACATTTACGCAGACCTGTACCTGAAAGAATTGCTGATCCGGTTGATTCAAAGTCAGCACCTGGAACAATCGCATGCGTCGCTTCACAGTTCGAATAATCAGAACAGGATGCAATATGTACTTCATTATATACAGGAACACCTTACAGAAAAAATCGCCGTTGATGCCCTGAGTCGTAAAGCTTACCTGAGCAGAAATCTCTTTTTTAAATGGTTCCGGGAACAATTTGGTATTACGCCATTGGAATATATAACCAGGGAAAGAGTGAAACTGGCAAAACAACTACTGTCGCAGCCCTCGCAAAATGTAAATACTGTCAGTAAACAATGTGGATTCAGTGATGTAAATTATTTCGTAAGGGTGTTCAAACAGTTGGAAGGTATTACCCCAAAAGCGTATCAATCCTGTATTATCTGA